CCTCTGCATTTCCATTCTTATGGGGGGGAAAGTTCCCACTTACCCCTCATAATGAAATGACacttttattattcaaatgtcCACTGAGGGGGCTGCATACTTCTTCTGTAGAACCTTGAACTGGGCGATACCACATCATGATTATTTCCAACTTTTACCTCGATTACGATTCATGAACGATGAGCGTCCGTTGGTTTCTAGaaaagtcattaaaataaacaaaatctgTCTTGGAACCAAAAACGATCTGACTCCATTCGGGAAAAATCGATTTTTCTGGATCTAATGGTTTCTTCAGACGAGCGTTTGTTTGCGTGTGGATTTAATGGAGCTCTGCCAGATTGTAATGTAAAGCAGAGCTCAGTCCGAGGTAAGGAAGATGGATAAGCAGGCAGGAAGAGCTTGAAGGATAAGAGCTATTGTGAGGAACATTTTTTCGGTGGAGTTCTCATGAAGTACAGCTGCGTGGGGAGTGGGAACCGACTCGGTTTGGCACCGGTCCACATGAGACCCTTTTTTCGGACTTGAGTAAGATTCAAACTAGGAGTTTTTTACTCACAACATGCTTTGGTTTTTTAAAGGCGTCTCTCTAGACTTTAGCATAGACCCACTTCAAACATTACACCCTGGTCAAACCAGCTGGAGTATTTAGCAGTGGAGAAGTCCTTTGTCGACCATTTCCAAGGCCCGTTTGAAGCATCAGGTTCTGGGTTCTCTGGATCTCACCCCATTTTTAAAACCAGTCTTTTAAAAGAAGACATGATGATGCATAACAACAACTGGAATGCCAAATTGCTGGGGCAAATATTTCAGGAATGCGGGGGAAAACGTGAAGACAAGCCCAGCAGATGGCCGAGGCTGGATAAACATACACTGGAAGGGATTGTCGCAGCTCTACACCCCAGTTTAGCATACCTCTTTAGGTTGTGGGACTTTAACTCGACAGCTTAGAAGACCAACAATAATAGAGGCGGCCACACTCGATCTCCGATTTCATTGTAGCCAGTTTGCGTGCAAGactatttagattttttatggACCTCCTCTCTCAATGCTGAAAGCTgtaaacatcccccccccctattgttttgttttacagcaATAATAAACAAAAGATGGTCACGAAATCCTCGAATGTGAGAATTCACCGCTACAGTCACCGCGCTGCATCACGTAATGTGTGTCCGAACAAGAAAAGGCGGAAGGGTTTGTGGACACGCCGTGCCGGGGTACAGAATGAGGCATAACTCGAGGAAACGTGCAAAGGGAAGAGGAAACGACGACGTCAAGAAAAGACCTGTTTCCTGTCCGACATTCTTATCCAGCCATCCCTCCGGCCCACACACAGACCGGAGGAGGGGTGGGAAGGGGGCTCGTGAGGACAGGGGATTGAGGGGAGAAAGTGGTGGAGCCGAAGAGGGATTAAAGAAGACTGGAGTGTggattcgggggggggggaacggtGTGAAAGGatgagaaacattttttttaatggacaaGAAAGGAGAAGAACTTGGTGAAACGTCTCTCTGATCTCCTGCGttttcacacatcactcacatcCCGCGTTTCCCTTTCCTCCAATTATTTCAACATCATCCAGttcttggaagaggaggaggaggaggggctttCTCCTCCGCTGTCCGATGATGTCATGCGCTTCTTTACAGGCCAGCAAAAGGCGGCCTGCGAAGcaccccaaccccccacccgCCTCACTATTCAAGACCCCTCCTCAAACATTCCTGAACTCAGGCATGTTTTCTGATTTATCCAGATATGTGGGGCGTCACCCCCACAGACTTGGCCCTGGGTTGTAGACGCAACTCAACAGACTCAGTTTAAAGATATGGAATACATTACAGTTTACCGACTGTTGTGACCAGAGATTAACTTTATTAAAACGACCATTTAtctaattaaagaaaaaaactatagGATGGTGCTCGTCAGAGCTTCTGCCGAGGAGAgacccttaaattcaatcaaattgcGAACACTCATAATTATCATTCTTCTTATAAAGtctatttttttctcctctagAGCCATGAAttagttaaagaaagtgaaaaatttgatctggatccacagcAACATTTAAAGCACTCTTCCCTGATACACACTTCCACCAGGTTTCTTGGTAATtccgttcagtagtttttgtgccATTTTGCTACCTTACATACTTTATGTGCAACATTTCCCCAAAGATCAACTTTTGTAGTTTTAGAAAACTCTTTCATCCTTCAGCCTTAATTTGAGTTAATGCAAGCGGCTGATTAGTTCATCGATTGGTCTACTGACGGAAAGCAAATCGATAACTAAAGTCTGTGGtgccagcttctcaaatgtgaatcGTTCAGTTTATTCTTTTTGTTACATATGAtagtaaactgaatatttgtattGGATTTTGATCTTTGGTTCaggaaaacaagacatttcaatACTCAtccatattttttcatttatgacAAAGTTCTGTGAATTTAATCAACCTTTTATTTTCAGAGTTTGAGATGTAAATGAAATTACCACTGAAACCAACagaagataaagacatgaaacacATTTATGAAGAGATGTAGTGAAGACAATaactcttcttttttatttggtgTTTGTTTCACAGTGATGAATGAATCTATCATCCAGgggaaatatttaattattttacagttaaCGATGAAGATCTGAGGCAACAGTATCGGTCCAAGATAACATATAGACACACTGGATGAATTCAGACCTGGTCTTCACACAGGATGTATGTATTTCTATGATATATGATTTAAACATGATATTTTATGAGAATAGCAGCCTTGTCCTGTAATTACTGGGAACTTCATGGCTGAAATTTTTCCCATATAACTCAGTGTAGCCTGAGGCTTTGTGTGTGCCTGAATTATAACCCTGCTGTATGTATGGAATGTGATTGATGTGCATGAGTCATCTGAAGGAAGCTGGACGGGAAACAGGAAGATGCGGGGCCGACCCGGCCGAGATACTCTCATCCAACTTTTAAACTCCCCTCGGTCTGACTCACTGTCCACTCAGCTCAATGCTGTGCTCGTCCTCATTGTGCAGACACAGTGCAGAAGTAGTGAACCTGACGTGAGTCACAtcaaaaacagagaggaggcatGTCAGGGTGAAATTCTTTGTAAATGAGTGTGATCCCATGAATGAGCCTTTCATGACGCAGCCATGGGATTTCACTTTTACAGTTAagattctcacatatgtgtatttatgcCCAATTCTCAcgaaacacaaaaaaagcaagATTTAATTTCTCCGGAAACTTCTCCCGAAAGTGTGTCATCAGATCTGCGACTGTATCTTCTGTCCCACCGAAACCCCTccgctccatctcctcctccgccagctCTGATAAAACACCATGAAGTTCTCCATTCATGGCCAAAGACCTTGGTATTCACGCCCGTTTCCATTCAGTGGATCTGAAGAGGCTCACAGGAAGTGGTGGCGGATAAAGAGAAAATCCGAttatgtgttttcagatgtgttCTCGGTCTCGTTTGGTGTTTTCTCATTTTTGCCCTGATTTGATTTGTAATTGTGACGTTTGGAGGAGTTTGAGGTTGAAACGCTCTGACACTTCCACCGATTGGACTTGTTCAGTAACACTTTAAAGAGCAACAACACTCACAGTGGTgggtgaggtgaggagggggacGCTCAGACGCTACTTGATTACTGCTGTTATCACCTATTTGGGAGCCTTCTACATGGAACTCACACATTCCTCTGGGACAATGCAAACGTGTGACAGATCTGATTATCCTGGTATGTACCTGAGGATTTATCTGCATTCCTCCTGGCCCCTCCACCCCCCAAGAGACAAAAGCTGAATTAAATGTGTCTGCACTGGAGTAATTGAGAGGGCCCCATTAACATTCAGAGGGGGCAGGCGGCAACGCGATGGCATACCCGTTCCGAGTTCCTTGGTAGGAACCGCTCCTCGAACGGTTTCTGGATGGTGTTTCAATATCAATTTCActttaaaggaaaacaaaatcaCCCATTTCCAATTAAGAGCAAATAGAGAGTTTTGTGTCCAAATAAAAGCGTGAAATTCCCTCTTGCTCGCCAGTGACATGAGATctgggggaggaagagagaagttGGATAGAAGAGTGGTCTCCAGCTGCCTTTAAAAGAGGACACATTTGGATATTAAGGCcagggagggggagaaagaagagACCCCCTACCCAAAAGAaacaatgtgcatgtgtgatggGGTTTGAACCTGTACAATAGTGGGAGATAAATGCTCCGGTGAAAGATCACATGATGAGCTCCAGTCATCCCTGGGTGGAGGTCTGAGGGAGAGCCAGTGTataaggaaggaggaggaggatggtgggggtaggggtttgtgtgtgtgtgtgtgaggcagggaggagggagggatggaggggggggggttgctcaTTCAGAACAGCtgaagaaaggagagggaggtgggaggCATGAGGGAGGCAGGGGTGGTCCCAACATGACATGTGTGTCAGTCTGTTGAAATGTGTGTGGAGCCCTCCTCTCTGGTCATACTGACCGAGAACactggaagagagagggagacgcacagaggagaagagaaggagagacacaCAGCTTCTGCACCTCAGATTATCAGGAGTTTAGACGGAGCCGAGCTGATCTCACATTTAAAGAGCGTGCAGACGAGTGAagggacaggacagagacagttAATACAATACTTTAACAAAAaagattaatattttttttaccggtttttttattttataattcttTGTTTCCGAGGAAGGATCTCTGGCCGTTTTACAAATGCTTGGAACAATTACACTTACAGGTAAGCAAAACGGCCTCATCCCAAACTTTTAACCCTGCGGTGGCCTGTCCAACATGATGTGATTTAACATGAGTGCAAACTTTGTGGCTGCTTGTGCTAAAGTTTTAATTTAGACTCTGGCTTTTGGTCATTTCTGTGactttttaaatctcttctttAGATAAACGTAGGAAAACCAAAGGCAACTGTTTTCTGCTCACATGAGAGACTGCAGCCGGAGGCATTGTTGTCCTGAGGGTGTGGTTACTCATTGTGGTTTGTGGATGTTCCGGCACAAGAGAGGGATTTCAGTTGGAGGTGGTTTTGCTTTGACTAACAGAGacattgtaaaaatgtgtgaattCCTATATATCTATTTTGGTTTTGTTAAATTTCATTAAGTTTAACCTGGtttttaaattctgtttttgAGCCTTGATCATCAAGTGGTCATTTCATCATTCTCCCTCCATCACCAGGGGTTTCATATGAGCTCTGAATCATCCCATTTTTTAGTAGCTGTgtagtgaaagaaaaaaatgtttatccaCTGCACAAACTTTTGTCTCTTAACCGCCATCTCCGCCTTAGACAAACTTCAGAGTGGactcgtgggggggggggggggggtatgtccCACAAAAACTCCTTCGGTGGGAAAAGAATTTCACACGGTGACAGCTGCCCCGATAGAAACATACATGGGCCAACAATTCACAGGAATATTTTTCAAAGCCCTCCTTTTAGCTCGTCCGTCCGAGCCAGCTTCCATGTGTCCCGTCATGTGAAGTATTTCATTAGATTAGAGTGGGATCCTAATTCCCAGTGGGCTTATTCAGTTTGGccgcagagggagagagaaggagagagagagaggggcgtaTGGAATTAATTACTAGCCAAGACCAATTCTTCCTCAGGCCTTATAACTGGGAGTGATGGTGGAAATGGAGCAGGGGTTTTGGGGCGTCTTGCTTGACCGGCAGGATTTGGTATCGGTGAATGAGAGGAATACCAAAGCTTTATCGTTTAGACATAAACAAAACAGGTTTTCTGTGAGACTCTGGCTCGGTGTGAGTCAGATAACATAGGTATTTGGTTGTTGGATGTGCAGAGGAGACCCCCCCCAGCCGGAGTCAACGAGACACTTCGACCACACCTTTGAtgcagagagagcgagggggggggggggtggaaggggTCCtgttgggggagggggaggtggtctGGGGGGTAGTTGTGTCTCCTTGCCCCCTTTTTTTTTGACCAACATCTTTTGTTTCAAGGGCTGCTGCTCCAGACGACAATAATCATAACAGGGATTTGCATTAATTTGGGCAAAGTGTATAAACAACAGGAggaatggacacacacacacagccacatcaGAAATACGAGCTTACTGGAGTAGATCTACAACaattgtttggattttttttgggCTGCGGTGGTGATATTTAATGCAAGGGCATCACCTTACCAAATGCCTTTCACACCCGTAAACAAAGCCTGTCTTCACCACAGAGAGAAGCATCCCAgctatgaatgtgtgtgtgtgtgtctcagataTGTAACACCCTCTAAAGTGAGTTAGTGCTGCAGCCTCAGGGCAgaacccccccaacccccccacccaatcCCTCCATCTCCTTAACTGTCCCCTGCTCACCCCCTGCAGCCTCACCCCTCACGTTCGCATTCTTTCTGGTACAGTCGTTATTcaaaacagccccccccctgctctcctcACATTTACTCTCCCAACCGCCCAAATCAAATGTTAacagttgttttaaaaaaactccGGAAAACAAAGATCAAAAAGACTGGGAGAGATTCCAGGAGTGTGTTAAAACCACATGATTCCTGTTTTATTGTGCGTATAGATACACGTGGCCTCGTCTGGTTTACCAACAGTCTgacccctcccacacacacacgcgcattcGTCTCCACACACAAATTCTTCAGCGCACCAGAACTACATTGAAATGTGTAATTGTATACATAGTTAACCTGAATTTGGGATGGCCAATTAAAAGCATTGGTTTCATATTGGATAACTGTTTGCTTGGTGACTTGTGTTTACCCGATGCTTGTGTATTTTCCCGCTCACTCAACAGTGTGATTCGACAAGTGccctttaaataaaacacatgtgaGACGGAGCCCCGCTGCCATGTGACACTGATGTATCATATAAGTTACTCAGGCGCTGACTTTTCCCCCAACTTTACATCAGTTTTAAGTTAAAGACGACAAACTCCCAACTGCAGCGTGTCTTGATAATGGGAAAGTCGACCACCCCCCTTTCTTTTATTGTCGGAGGCCAGAGTGGGTTAGAAAGGCCATTGtgtttgcatgagtgtgtgccCTGGGAAGGGGGGTGGGTCCACATCCATCCTGCTGTGGTGGAATTTGGGTCAAGGGGATTGGGACTTATTTTAAGGAGGGGTTGCAGGGGCCTGTATTGTTTGGTTTAAATCCTATATGGGCGCAGACCAGACACCGtaactgaaaaaaaatacaaataaacattccTTAAATCCCCTGGCATGTCTGGAGAATCCTAAAATTGTTTTCCTCTAAAGATGGAGTGAGAGGCATAGTTCACATTtctcaaatctaaatatatatacaaaacatGGGCGTGCCCCCTGTGAGTGGCATTAGCGTATGAAAGAGCTTCTTTATTCCTTCACACAAATTTACCACAGaatgctgctgcagtgtttggCAACAAGTGAACTTTAAAAGTTTTCTTTACCATAACCTGAAATATTCTGAGAATGTCGTGCAAGTGATTGAGGCTTTGTGTCCATAATTATGGGAAAGGATGTGGACAGTTGTGGCGCCGTTTttgcatttttgtgtgtgagacaagAACACGTCTTTATTTACAAGCTGAATCTGCCAGGGCAAGGGTAGGAGGTGGATCCCACAGTGTGCGTGGTGGTTTAAGGAGCGCATCTTTGTGTTCCCCAGTGGGTGTAATCAGGTAAGCTGATATGTAGTCATTAAAAGTCCTGGGGAATTTGTTTTGAGAGTTTCAGATGTGAGGTTTCCCAGACTTCTAGTGAGAagggagttaaaaaaaaagaaaagtttcagGCACTGGCATGTCGTCATCCCCCGAGGCCTCCTCCTGTCAAAACACAGATAGACATGGCATCGAATGTGACTgtgtggggatgtgtgtgttgtttctgtctcaaACCACATCTGCTAAAAGGCCTTTTGTGCGAcataattattgtattatttgtgtGACGAACCAAGAAGTCACTCACAATAGTGGAGTTAGACAAGTGTTTCAGTTTGGCCTTCAAAAGGACCAAGTCGTGGGCCACGTGATTCAACATTATGAGGTTTTCTGCACACATTGTGTATTTGGACAATAATGCGCAAATTGCCAACAGCATTACTGTCGTTATGCACAATTTTTCAGTGGATCTCCCTTTTGGGGATTGCTGTGTTATTTGTGCCAATGCCAAAACTCTGATTGCAATTAAGTGGTCATATGCTTGATAAAATCTTCTCAGAGGGTGGGGATGTCAGTCAATACTTTCTGTACAACATCTTTGATTATTCCCAGATGACAAGAAGACTTTAATTAATGATAGAACAAAAAATCCCTTCTCTTTGAAATGTAGTTTCTCCTCAGAGTTATGACAGAGATTTGATAAAACACAGTTTTCTTGGCTGAATTGATTTCctcattatattacatttttgaaaGTGACTGTCATAAAATCACAGCTGCGGTCAAAGCTTTCTTTTATGAATATCATGGGAATGCTGTTAGTGGTCTTCTGGAAGCAATTGCAggaagtcaatcaatcaataaattaaattttatttgtatggccCACAATTTGTCTTATAGGCTTAACCCTCAACTAGAGTAAAGAAAATCTTCCAAAAagaaacatagaaacctcagagagatccACTAGTGAGGGATCCTTCCCCAGGACGGACAGCAGTCCAATAGATACTGCATGTCAATGGAAACATCGAaagaataactttatttacgacACTGATTAGAATTTACAGTTTAtaacataattaaaaatgtgtcaatgtttaaagtatttatacataagaCAATatctgatagagatgaaggtaacagcaataacaataacaatgaatTGAGTTGTAAATCTTGAATAAGAGAGTTATATCATACTGAACATGATTTCCATTCTTGTCGTTTCAGTTGGCCAGCCTGATGCTGTGTCAGTGCCTCCAAAGGAGGAGGCCTCTGAGGCCGTGGACATCGTCCAGGATGAAGTAGCCCCTCAAGTGAATGGTGAGAAAGTGGAGAAGGAATCCCCTGATGCCAATGACATCTCCGCTGTTGAGGAGAAGGCAGGGGAGGAGAAGCCTGATGATGCCACTGAGGTGGGCTTCAAGAAGATCTTCCGCTTTGTGGGTTTCAAGTTCACACTGAAGAAAGACAAGAGTGAGGAGAAAGACCCTGTGAAGCTACTGACGGTCAAAGATAAGGAAGGACAAGAGCTCACAGGGACGGATGAACCtacaaaggaggaggaggctacAGCTGATGAGAAGGAGGCTGACTCAGAGGCAACTACTGTTGAGGCTGAACTCACTGATAAAGCTGAAACCCCTGATGCCCCATCTGGAGACGCTGCAAATGGAGAAACTGATGAAGCAGTCAAGGGGGAAGAAGctgagaaggaaggagaggccAGTCCACCCTCCCAGGAGACCACCCTGACCCTGTCCCCCTTCAGAAAGCTCTTCGGTGGAGGCATCTTCTCTAACCTGCGAAAGAAGGCCAGCATCAAGAagacaaaagaggaggaagacaaggagACCGTTGTTGAAGAGGAAGCAGCTAAATCAGAGGAAACTGCTGGAGTAGAGGAGGACAAGGTTGATGCAGTGCTAGGAAACCAGGAGGAGGCACCAGCAActtcagaggaagaaaaatcTGAGCCAAAGGAGGAGGCACCAGTCACTTCAGAGGAAGTAAAATCAGAGGCAACCCTAGCCTCTGAGGAAACCACTGCTCCCTCAGCAGGAACCTCTGATGAGACTaaacaagaagaggaaaaagcagaagaggagaaggcTCCCGCAGAGGTGACGTCTGAGGTTGAGCTCCTCTCATCACAGGAGAAGGTTAAGTCCCAGGGAAGCCCCCTGAAGAAGCTCTTCACTGGTGCCGGCTTGAAGAAATTGTCAACTAAGAAACAGAAGACCAAGAAAGAGGCTGTGAGCAAATTGACTGAGTCTGGCGAGCAGGCGGCTGAGCAGCTTCAGTCATCCACTGAATCAGCAGAGGCTCCTAAAGCTGACAGTGGGCCATCATCTCCAGAAGAGTCTGGAGAGCATGTCCTTGCTGTGGAGGTGACCCAGAATGAGTCCAGCCAAGAGAGTGAGGTTGAAGTTGCCTCTGacggagagaagaaaaaagagggcATCATCGCTTGGTCCTCCTTCAAGAGACTAGTAACTCCCAAGAAGCTTGTGAAAAGGTCTTCTGAGAGTGATGATGAAGCCACAGGTGAGAAACCAGCAAAGTCAGCCACACTCTCCTCTTCTGAGAGCGCGCCATTAGCAGATAAGAGTGTTGAGGAGGAGGCCACGGAGGAAAAGCCAACTGAGGAAGAGCCAAAGACTGAAAACACTGAGAAACTTGTCAGCAGCACCGAAGAGCCCAAAAGGAAAATGGACACCTCTGTCTCCTGGGATGCCCTCATGTGTATGGGTGGAGCCAAaaagaggacaaggaggacatctgattctgatgaggaggagaccaagattgaagaggaagcagcagctgtagAAGCAGTTGcagaagaggaacaggaggtcAAACCAGAGGCTGCTGTTGTCACTTCTGcatcacaaaacacagagagtgaaggagaaggagaagttaTTTCCTCAGCTGAGGCTTTAAGTCCCCCTGACAGAGAATCTACCTGGGACACACTGAAACGCATGGTTATGTCAAAGAGTAAGCCCAAACTTGATGAAAAACCAGAGGAGAGTGTGAATCAAGTCCAGTCAGACAGTGAAGCCCCAAAGGAAGAGTCATCTTTCTCCTTGAGGAAGTTCTTCCCTGGACGCAGAAAGAAGAAGGTTGACAAGCAGGCCTCCACtgaagctggagaggaggacTCTGACACCCCAGCTGTGGTTCCTCTCTCAGAGTACGATGACCAAGTTGAGGCTAAACAGGAAGCACCAGCTGAAACCCAGACTAACGAGTCTACTGAAGATAGATCCCCTTCATGGATTCCAGCCTCTGTCGAAGAAGCTGATAATAACCAAGATCAGCTGAGTGACAtcccagaggagacagagaatgCTGCCACCCCAAAGTCTGTTGACACTGATATTGCAGATGATGAGGACCAGGCTAATCGGACCAACATCAGCCTTGGTCGCAGGGGGCGTAGGCTGTCCACAGCTGAAATGAAGCCTGTCACTCAGGCTCGAGCTTCAGAGGCCACCCTCGTTCCTCAGGGACCCTTGTCGGGAAACGCAGAGGAGGTAGTGGCAGGTATTGAGGCCCAAATCAGTGAAGTGGTATGCCAGACATCTGTGACTGTTGTAGATGTATCAGTAGAGGCAGCTTCTGAAGACATCGAGGGTGAACCACCAACCGATATTGCAGAGGTAACGTCAAATACTATCCTGCAGCCACATACTAGTGATGAGGCAATGGCTATCTGTACTGGACTGGGCACAAAGGAGATCGCCAAAGTAGCTCTGGAGAAGCCTGCAACAACCCTCGTTGAGTGTATGGCCGTGGTCCATGATGTCCTGGGCACAGAGGTGTTGATTGAGGATAAACCAGCCAGTCCAGAGGAAGGCACACTTGTGGAAGCTGGACTGTTCAAAGCCCAAGTACAGCAAGTTGAAACCACTGACCTTGAGCCCGCTGTTGAAAATTCACAGGATGAGGAGGCCCTTCAAGTTGCCACTGAGAGCTGCGAACCTGAAATTGAGAGGATTGGAGTCGTCACCACTCTTCTGGAGGAGTCTGTTGCCCTTCAGACCACCACAGTGAGCGAGAACTCTCCCAAAGTGGAAGTAGTCAACCCCATTACCCCAACAACTGAGACAACCATCTGCACCCAGAGTATAGAAGTCACCGAGCCAACTGTAGAGACCAAGACAGTGAAAATGGACATGGAGCTGCATGGTGCTGCCACTGAGGAACATGCGCCTATCTCAGAGGTATTCCAGGTTGTGAATGAGGAGATATCTTTTACCATGTGTAGTACTACAATGACCAGCATCGCAAAGGAGAGTGTAGTCCTATCAAGTGAGGAGGCTACCGTCATCACAGAAGCGGTGGTTGGCATCACCCCGCTCAGTGTGGAGTCTGACCAGGTGGCAAGCTCAGAGGAGGTGACCataaaggaggaagagacagtTGTGGAGACTGTGGAGGCCACTTCCGTTGAGATTGTCGAGCCAGCGAGTCCTGCTGTCGGTGAGCAGGCAACAGAGAAGATAGAAGAAATCCAGGAGAATGTGCAGCAGTCCTCTGAGATTGAGACTCAGAGCCAGGTTATTTCCCAGGCTATCATTCAGGATGCCATAGATAAAGTTTCAGAGACCACACCTGAACCCCAAGAGCCTGCCTCTGCCCCATCACCAGTCCAGGCAACAGCAGGAACAGAGGAAGAAATCATAACTGAGAACATTGTAGTCAACGACACCCCTGTCGCTGTCGTCTGTGACATACCAGCACCGAAGTCCCCCCCTCAGCTTTGTGTTGCCATGGAGGTCATTGACACAATCGCTTTAGAGGTCACAGAGAGCCTTGACgcaaaggtggaggaggaggaggagaaggaacaaGTGGAAGAATTGAAGCAAGCTGTGGAGGTTAAAGTAAGTGAAGAAAAAACGAT
This genomic window from Platichthys flesus chromosome 18, fPlaFle2.1, whole genome shotgun sequence contains:
- the akap12b gene encoding A-kinase anchor protein 12b isoform X2, with the translated sequence MLGTITLTVGQPDAVSVPPKEEASEAVDIVQDEVAPQVNGEKVEKESPDANDISAVEEKAGEEKPDDATEVGFKKIFRFVGFKFTLKKDKSEEKDPVKLLTVKDKEGQELTGTDEPTKEEEATADEKEADSEATTVEAELTDKAETPDAPSGDAANGETDEAVKGEEAEKEGEASPPSQETTLTLSPFRKLFGGGIFSNLRKKASIKKTKEEEDKETVVEEEAAKSEETAGVEEDKVDAVLGNQEEAPATSEEEKSEPKEEAPVTSEEVKSEATLASEETTAPSAGTSDETKQEEEKAEEEKAPAEVTSEVELLSSQEKVKSQGSPLKKLFTGAGLKKLSTKKQKTKKEAVSKLTESGEQAAEQLQSSTESAEAPKADSGPSSPEESGEHVLAVEVTQNESSQESEVEVASDGEKKKEGIIAWSSFKRLVTPKKLVKRSSESDDEATGEKPAKSATLSSSESAPLADKSVEEEATEEKPTEEEPKTENTEKLVSSTEEPKRKMDTSVSWDALMCMGGAKKRTRRTSDSDEEETKIEEEAAAVEAVAEEEQEVKPEAAVVTSASQNTESEGEGEVISSAEALSPPDRESTWDTLKRMVMSKSKPKLDEKPEESVNQVQSDSEAPKEESSFSLRKFFPGRRKKKVDKQASTEAGEEDSDTPAVVPLSEYDDQVEAKQEAPAETQTNESTEDRSPSWIPASVEEADNNQDQLSDIPEETENAATPKSVDTDIADDEDQANRTNISLGRRGRRLSTAEMKPVTQARASEATLVPQGPLSGNAEEVVAGIEAQISEVVCQTSVTVVDVSVEAASEDIEGEPPTDIAEVTSNTILQPHTSDEAMAICTGLGTKEIAKVALEKPATTLVECMAVVHDVLGTEVLIEDKPASPEEGTLVEAGLFKAQVQQVETTDLEPAVENSQDEEALQVATESCEPEIERIGVVTTLLEESVALQTTTVSENSPKVEVVNPITPTTETTICTQSIEVTEPTVETKTVKMDMELHGAATEEHAPISEVFQVVNEEISFTMCSTTMTSIAKESVVLSSEEATVITEAVVGITPLSVESDQVASSEEVTIKEEETVVETVEATSVEIVEPASPAVGEQATEKIEEIQENVQQSSEIETQSQVISQAIIQDAIDKVSETTPEPQEPASAPSPVQATAGTEEEIITENIVVNDTPVAVVCDIPAPKSPPQLCVAMEVIDTIALEVTESLDAKVEEEEEKEQVEELKQAVEVKVSEEKTIVVEEVVEGVAEVEREESLVEEVKPQSEESEENKEIEIHMPVQVVLQTAHLVEEQLLEEEAVVEFDSNSPVNNSTSGQPMSPASVKKLSTLSEEAQATESGEEMEEAAAETEKKTSGKCAQVMAQVIEVIEEAVKEIEPVSTEITAAS
- the akap12b gene encoding A-kinase anchor protein 12b isoform X1, giving the protein MGAESSVPRDGKSQEEDASAAASGGELSAELEVLREEGGGTLDTKPLQTNGQISSMSSLNGHSEDNTLAEVGQPDAVSVPPKEEASEAVDIVQDEVAPQVNGEKVEKESPDANDISAVEEKAGEEKPDDATEVGFKKIFRFVGFKFTLKKDKSEEKDPVKLLTVKDKEGQELTGTDEPTKEEEATADEKEADSEATTVEAELTDKAETPDAPSGDAANGETDEAVKGEEAEKEGEASPPSQETTLTLSPFRKLFGGGIFSNLRKKASIKKTKEEEDKETVVEEEAAKSEETAGVEEDKVDAVLGNQEEAPATSEEEKSEPKEEAPVTSEEVKSEATLASEETTAPSAGTSDETKQEEEKAEEEKAPAEVTSEVELLSSQEKVKSQGSPLKKLFTGAGLKKLSTKKQKTKKEAVSKLTESGEQAAEQLQSSTESAEAPKADSGPSSPEESGEHVLAVEVTQNESSQESEVEVASDGEKKKEGIIAWSSFKRLVTPKKLVKRSSESDDEATGEKPAKSATLSSSESAPLADKSVEEEATEEKPTEEEPKTENTEKLVSSTEEPKRKMDTSVSWDALMCMGGAKKRTRRTSDSDEEETKIEEEAAAVEAVAEEEQEVKPEAAVVTSASQNTESEGEGEVISSAEALSPPDRESTWDTLKRMVMSKSKPKLDEKPEESVNQVQSDSEAPKEESSFSLRKFFPGRRKKKVDKQASTEAGEEDSDTPAVVPLSEYDDQVEAKQEAPAETQTNESTEDRSPSWIPASVEEADNNQDQLSDIPEETENAATPKSVDTDIADDEDQANRTNISLGRRGRRLSTAEMKPVTQARASEATLVPQGPLSGNAEEVVAGIEAQISEVVCQTSVTVVDVSVEAASEDIEGEPPTDIAEVTSNTILQPHTSDEAMAICTGLGTKEIAKVALEKPATTLVECMAVVHDVLGTEVLIEDKPASPEEGTLVEAGLFKAQVQQVETTDLEPAVENSQDEEALQVATESCEPEIERIGVVTTLLEESVALQTTTVSENSPKVEVVNPITPTTETTICTQSIEVTEPTVETKTVKMDMELHGAATEEHAPISEVFQVVNEEISFTMCSTTMTSIAKESVVLSSEEATVITEAVVGITPLSVESDQVASSEEVTIKEEETVVETVEATSVEIVEPASPAVGEQATEKIEEIQENVQQSSEIETQSQVISQAIIQDAIDKVSETTPEPQEPASAPSPVQATAGTEEEIITENIVVNDTPVAVVCDIPAPKSPPQLCVAMEVIDTIALEVTESLDAKVEEEEEKEQVEELKQAVEVKVSEEKTIVVEEVVEGVAEVEREESLVEEVKPQSEESEENKEIEIHMPVQVVLQTAHLVEEQLLEEEAVVEFDSNSPVNNSTSGQPMSPASVKKLSTLSEEAQATESGEEMEEAAAETEKKTSGKCAQVMAQVIEVIEEAVKEIEPVSTEITAAS